The window TTGCAGCCTCACGAGTTCGAGCAGTGCTAGAAACGTGCAGATCAGAGCGTTGCGTGATTGCATTGGCTGCAGCAGACGCTTCAACCGCAGCGGTTTGTCTTCGAGCAGCAGACGGCGACGCAGATAATCGATCATTTGCCCTACTGTGACCGCGTCTTCATTCACTTGCAATATAGGACGCTCGTGCAGACGATCGAGAATCGATTGGAATGTCCGCACCAGATCGACAACATCCGCGGCCATCTCCGGCTCGGCGCCTTCGTCTTCTCTAAATTCTTTCAGTGCCGGATTGGTCCAGACCGCTTCCTCGATCTGCTGCTTCTGCAGCAGCATCTGCGCGGCACTTTTGAACTTCTCATGCTCCAGCAGGCGCTCGACTAATTCATTGCGTGGATCTTCCTGAGCTTCGGTCGGGGCGTCGGGATCACGCGGCAACAACATCTTCGACTTGATGTGAATGAGCAGCGAGGCCATGTAGATGAACTCGGCGGCTACGTCCACATCGAGTTGCTTCATTCGTTCTACGTATCCCAGATACTGCGCGGTGAGTTTCGCGATAGGGATGTCGTAGATGTCGATATCCTGCTTGCGAATTAGATCGAGCAGAAGATCGAGGGGGCCCTCGTAGACTTGTCCCACGGTCACCGCGAAAGGGAATTCGCTGGGCTCGCGCTTGATTGGTTGCGTCTGCGTCATCTCACTTCGTCGCCGCCTGCCCCGCAGGCGCTTCGTAATCCTTCGACATCTTCATCGCCACCCGAACTTCCTCCATCGTAGCCTCAGCGGTGCGGCTTGCGCGACGTGCACCATCTTCGAGCAGGTCCCACGCC of the Terriglobales bacterium genome contains:
- a CDS encoding segregation/condensation protein A, with product MTQTQPIKREPSEFPFAVTVGQVYEGPLDLLLDLIRKQDIDIYDIPIAKLTAQYLGYVERMKQLDVDVAAEFIYMASLLIHIKSKMLLPRDPDAPTEAQEDPRNELVERLLEHEKFKSAAQMLLQKQQIEEAVWTNPALKEFREDEGAEPEMAADVVDLVRTFQSILDRLHERPILQVNEDAVTVGQMIDYLRRRLLLEDKPLRLKRLLQPMQSRNALICTFLALLELVRLQ